CGGATTGCCCCGGGTTTTGGCCCACTCGATCAGTCCCTTCAGATCCCGTTCGGTATCTTTTAGATAGGCTTGTAGGGTTACACCGATGTCTGTACGAGTCCGGAACTCCTCTTCCATCAAAATGTCTTTGAGGATGGCCAGGGTCAGATCCTTGTAGACATACTGTTCCATGTCAAAGTGGATCATCGCACCGAGTTCTTGGGCACGACGGAGCAGCGTCCGAACGCGATCGCTCACCCGTGCCTGACTCCCCTCGGCATCCAGCGGGTCAAACTGGGAATAGAAAGCGGTAAGCTTTACGGATACCTGAACCCGCGATAGCGGCGCACCGTCAGCCTCATCAATCGCCGGAACCTTCGACCATCGCTGGGATGCTTCTGTCAATTCCTGCATCAGTTCCAGATAACGGTCTAAATACTGCTGCGCCTCGGTTTCGGTAATCACCGCTTCACCCAGCAAATCCACTGTAAAGGCCATTTTGTTCTTGCGGAGTTGCTCGATCGTCTTCAGCGCTTGCTTGATATTCTCGCCAGAGATGTACTTATGGGCGAGGGTCTCTACTGCCGTTGATACCGTTGTGGCAGCCACTTGACCCGGCATCGAGTCGGCTTGGGCAAAGCCAAGCAACCCCTTTAAAGCACTCGGTAACTCAACCTCGTCGCGGGAAAGATACTCCTGCAAGTGCCGCGCAATTTCGGGTTTGCTTTGCAGTGAGGGCAAGCAATCGATAAAGCGAAAGAGCTGAACTTTAAGGCCAGGATTGCTCATCGCCCAGCCTAGCAGCTTGTCATCCCAACGCATCTGATCGCGCATCTGAGCGAAGAACGACCGATTTTCGCGGGTAGCAGACAGTAATTCACGGGCGATCGCCTGCGTGCGCGCTTCGTAGCGCTTGTCGTACTGTGTAGACGTTTGATCAGAAACTTGTAGAACCACGGATCACAGACCCCTTAGAATCAACTCAGTGTGAAAGCTCAACGTACCCATTCGATCTATCATAGTGGGAAACCTTTCTTCTCCTATTTTGAGTTGTTTAAGGTTTGCTGACCGAAATCGCTTAACAGATGGTCATAGAACAGTAGAAGACGGGGGTTCCGCCGTGGGACACTATCGGTGAGGCTGTAGAATAGTCATGGGCTTGAGTCACAGTGCTCATGCGGCCTACGTAGTGTGTTTGATTGAAACGAGCGATCGCCCATTTTTCAGGTTGATGTGAGCCATGCCTTCGGAATCTGACCCGGATCCAGACTACGCCCTCCAGCAAGATATTTTGTCTGGACGAAAATTTTCCCTAGCCGACGCCATCGGTCGAGAAGGCAGTGGGTTCCTGAAAGGAGAATCTACGGTGCCTAAACTGGTACAGGCCAAAACCGAGGTAATGGTCTTTATCCGCAACCACTTGCCAGACGGTTCGGGCGCGTTACAGTCGGTGTTGCAAGATATCGTCCAGGCTGATGATGCTCGCATTAGCGCCTATGTAGACTGCCCGCTCTACGCCCTGCGGGATGCGGTTCAAGATGTACTGAGCCATCGCGAGCGTTTGTATGAACTGGTGCGACAAGTCGATATGCGTTGGGGTCACATGTATGGTGAACGCCCATACTTTCAGAAGCCTGGACAAGATCCCCACCCAGAGGATGAATACACCCACGAATCCGTTCAAGTCATGCTTGAACACCTGTTAGATGCACTGCACCGCACGATTTAGAGCGATGGTAATCTGACCGTTTTGACAGATTCAGTAAACGCTCAGTATTAATTACGTTTTTGATACAACACGATAGAGTTGCAGTAGTTTACATTTGTTTGTGAGAAGCTCATCCTTAGGGCAGTGTCGAAACGTACATTTGGCAGGGCAGGCTATTAGGATAGCTTGAAAAATTGAGTGCAATTTGCATTCTTGCGGTTAAGGTGCTCGATGTCATACGATTGAGCGCTGTAAAACGCTTTTCAGAGTAATGATTATTTTCGGGGAATATTTGGGAAGTCTATAACCATGCCTGTGGTGTATCCGCACTGAAGTTAACCCGCATGTGCTGATTAGCGTTATCAATCTGTGCTCAGTCCAGCCCAACCTTGCCCCAAAAAAAACTTAATTATTTCAGTCATGTCGGGATCTAGACTATGACGATCCGGAGATGTCTATTGGCGTCTACCCAATGCTCATCCTCGCAAGAGGCATGGATCTGTCGGAAGAATCAAGCCATGCATACATTCTTGGTTTGCAGTCAAATGGCTCAGGGTCGTTCTCCGAATCTTGGTTCCGCATATTTGCAATTGCCTGAATGATCCCAGTGACTAACGCACTCTATTGGTAAAGAGGAAAAATAATGGCCAAAGACAAAGCAGGGAACAGCATCAAAACCGCAAACCAGACCGCCTTTAACTCCTTAAAACCGAAGGCGATCAATTTCAGTGACTCTATCGGTGGCAGCGACGCTAGCGATTATTTCAGAGCACGCTTGAAAAGCCGTACGAGTGTTGAGCTTTCCTTAACCGGACTCAAGCAAGACGCCAATCTTCAGCTCTTGCAAAAAAGTGGCAAAGTGATCAAGCAATCAAATAAAAAAGGGAAATCGAATGAGACGCTCAACATCACTCTAGATTCAGGGGTTTACTACTTCCATATCGTAGGTACGTCCAAAGAAACGGACTACACCCTACGGGCTACTGGAAATCGCGACAATGGGGGCGACAAAGTTGACTCCGCTACATCTGTGACTGTAAATGACGGAAAGACGGTTTTCAAAGATTACATTGGCCCATCCGACAAAGCAGACGTTTATCAGTTCACCACAATTAACAGTGGGCCACAGCAGATCAAGCTGAAGATGTCTGGCTTAAAGGCAGATGCAAATTTAGCCCTCTTGGGCAGTGATGGAAAACCCATCACCAGTAGCCAAAAGTCTGGCACGGCTAGAGAGACCATTACTCAAACCTTAATGCCAGACACGACTTACTTTATGAAGGTATCAGCGGGTCGTAAACAGCCGGGTACACCGTACAAATTGCTCAGCAATCTTGGCGACGTACCAGACGGGGCAGGCAATGCGCGAGACAAAGCAGCGGCCAAATTCCTGCAATTGCCTGCTCTTGGTGATTCTTTCTCGACTCTAGTAACAGAGTTACTGAACAAAGAGGATGTGGACGTATTCCGCATTGTGGGACCCAACGAACCTACCAGTATTGATCTGAGGCTCACGGGGTTATCAGAAGACGCCGATCTCTACCTATACGAAGAGGGTAATCCAGATGCGATTGCGACTAGCGACCAAGGTGGAACCAGGAACGAAGCAGTTAATGGTGTTATTCTCGCACCAGGAGTGAACTACTACATCAAAGTAGCTCCCTATGATCCAAGTAAGTACACCTTCTTCACCTTAAGTGCGAGAACCCAATTCGGAATTAATGACTCAGCAGGCAATACACCCGTTGCAGCTCGTAATATTGATGACGATCCGGTTTGGCGGGCTGGAACCCCTGGTGTTTCCCAAGGCCCCTTGGATCCGACCCAGTATGCTGATGCGGTCGGCAGTTTTGATACGGATGACTATTACGTCTTTACCTTAAATCAAAGGAGTTCCCTGCGCCTGAAAGCGGACTTGACCAGCGGTAGTGCAAATCTCCAGTTGATTGGAGGTGATGGCACAACTGTTTTAGAGTCAGTGTCGGGTACTACAAGCAGTCAACCAAAGATTGAGGGTGTGTTTACGGAGGGAACATACTACATTCGCGTCAGTCCCAACGGTGGTTCAACGGCGAGTGCGTTGTATGAGCTGAATTTAGCCGCTAAGTCCGTCGAATTCGACCCTGCGTTTGTGAAAGATATTCGCCTAGGGCCAGAGTCCTCTGGTGTGCCGGGAGACATGGTTGAAATTGGTGGATTGCTGTACTTTGCCGCTGATGATGGCACGGGAGTTCAGCTCTGGAGAACCGACGGTACGGGGGTAGATGGCTCCTTAACGGGTAGTAAGGATGACGACGGTACTGAGAAGCTGACGAACGAAGCCTTTACATCCCTTGAGAACCTAACGGTTGCGTCTATTGGCGGCAGCGACGTGCTCTTCTTTACGGCTGGAACGGCGGAAACCGGAACCGAACTCTGGCGATGGGATGCGGTGAATGGAGCATCGCTCGTTAAAGATATTGCCGTTGGTACGGGCTCGTCTGGAATTGGGGCAACGACTGGCATTGTGGCGGTGGGCGATCGCGTCTACTTTGATGCCATTGAGCAAGGGAGTGGCACGTCTCTGAACATCGAACTGTGGTATAGCGATGGCACAGAAGCTGGAACTCAGTCTCTAGAGCTTGTCCCCGGCGAGTTTTTTGGCTCGTTCCCCAGAGATCTGATTAACATCAACGATACAGCCTACTTTGTTGCAAGTAATGGCTCATCAGAAAGACTCTTTACAATCGATACCTCCGGTGGAACCGTCACAGCGCTTGAAGTGGCTGGGCAAGGCGGCTTGAGTAACTTTGGCAGTTTGACGAATGTGAATGGTACGCTTTACTTCACGGCGAGTGGTGCTGCCGAGGGCGGGAGCGATCGCGGCAATGAAATTTGGCGAATTTCGTCCACCACAGGCGAGCCAGAAGCAGTCGCAGACATCGTAGCAGGTTCAGCAGGAGCGGCTAGTATCAGCAACCTATCTGTGCTCGGTGATAGCCTTTTCTTCGCCGCGAATAGTGGCAGTGCTGGTACAGAACTATGGGAGATGAAGATTAATCCCTCTACGAAGGCGACGACGGTGGCGATCGCTGCTGACATCAACGTCACTGCCGCCAATGCTGGATCAAACCCGCAGCAGTTAACGGTTGTGGATGGCAAGCTGTTCTTCCTGGCGGATGATGGAATCAACGGCCGAGGCTTGTGGCGCTATGACCCAGCCGCCGCTGTTGGTCAAAGAACGAGCCTTGTTCAATACGATGATGGCGGTATGCTGCGCGATGTTGCCGCCAGCGGAGGTGTTGCACTGAACCCCTCGGCGGGGAGCTTGATTTCGGTTGGGGATTTCTTGTACTTCAAGGCAAATCGTGATGCCACGGGTAGTGAGCTATGGCGCGTGAGCCCATTGTTGAATGGTAATGCCGAAGAACTCGATCTCTTAGCTGGCGATCTCAGTTCCAGCCCGTCTGACTTTACGGAGGTGAATGGACGACTCTTCTTCCGGGCTGCCGATGCAGGGGATACCGATGAATCTGTCGGTCGTGAGCTATGGGTTGTGGGCTTAGCGGAAAATCCGTAGAGTCTTTAGCAGTCCTAGAACTCCCATTGCCTTAGTCGGCTAATT
The Synechococcales cyanobacterium T60_A2020_003 DNA segment above includes these coding regions:
- a CDS encoding proline dehydrogenase family protein, which produces MVLQVSDQTSTQYDKRYEARTQAIARELLSATRENRSFFAQMRDQMRWDDKLLGWAMSNPGLKVQLFRFIDCLPSLQSKPEIARHLQEYLSRDEVELPSALKGLLGFAQADSMPGQVAATTVSTAVETLAHKYISGENIKQALKTIEQLRKNKMAFTVDLLGEAVITETEAQQYLDRYLELMQELTEASQRWSKVPAIDEADGAPLSRVQVSVKLTAFYSQFDPLDAEGSQARVSDRVRTLLRRAQELGAMIHFDMEQYVYKDLTLAILKDILMEEEFRTRTDIGVTLQAYLKDTERDLKGLIEWAKTRGNPITIRLVKGAYWDQETIKAVQHDWDVPVFTEKESTDANFELLTRMLLENHEYLYAAIGSHNVRSQAHAIAIAEALDIPRRNFEMQVLYGMADKLAKALSDRGYRVRVYCPYGDLIPGMSYLIRRLLENTANSSFLRQNLEERPVDELLAAPRFETESHLPDSMRPVFPNAADADYANAEVRDRAFAALKTVRQRLGKTYQPLINGEYVTTLNTIDSVNPCNPTEIVGKIGMISVEQAESAVQAAKAAFPAWKKTSATKRAAILRKAANLMEERRAELCAWM
- a CDS encoding pre-peptidase C-terminal domain-containing protein is translated as MAKDKAGNSIKTANQTAFNSLKPKAINFSDSIGGSDASDYFRARLKSRTSVELSLTGLKQDANLQLLQKSGKVIKQSNKKGKSNETLNITLDSGVYYFHIVGTSKETDYTLRATGNRDNGGDKVDSATSVTVNDGKTVFKDYIGPSDKADVYQFTTINSGPQQIKLKMSGLKADANLALLGSDGKPITSSQKSGTARETITQTLMPDTTYFMKVSAGRKQPGTPYKLLSNLGDVPDGAGNARDKAAAKFLQLPALGDSFSTLVTELLNKEDVDVFRIVGPNEPTSIDLRLTGLSEDADLYLYEEGNPDAIATSDQGGTRNEAVNGVILAPGVNYYIKVAPYDPSKYTFFTLSARTQFGINDSAGNTPVAARNIDDDPVWRAGTPGVSQGPLDPTQYADAVGSFDTDDYYVFTLNQRSSLRLKADLTSGSANLQLIGGDGTTVLESVSGTTSSQPKIEGVFTEGTYYIRVSPNGGSTASALYELNLAAKSVEFDPAFVKDIRLGPESSGVPGDMVEIGGLLYFAADDGTGVQLWRTDGTGVDGSLTGSKDDDGTEKLTNEAFTSLENLTVASIGGSDVLFFTAGTAETGTELWRWDAVNGASLVKDIAVGTGSSGIGATTGIVAVGDRVYFDAIEQGSGTSLNIELWYSDGTEAGTQSLELVPGEFFGSFPRDLININDTAYFVASNGSSERLFTIDTSGGTVTALEVAGQGGLSNFGSLTNVNGTLYFTASGAAEGGSDRGNEIWRISSTTGEPEAVADIVAGSAGAASISNLSVLGDSLFFAANSGSAGTELWEMKINPSTKATTVAIAADINVTAANAGSNPQQLTVVDGKLFFLADDGINGRGLWRYDPAAAVGQRTSLVQYDDGGMLRDVAASGGVALNPSAGSLISVGDFLYFKANRDATGSELWRVSPLLNGNAEELDLLAGDLSSSPSDFTEVNGRLFFRAADAGDTDESVGRELWVVGLAENP